In Geotalea uraniireducens, the genomic window CCCTGCCGGTCGCTGAATTCGATCTCCGCCGGGAACGGCACGCCGTCGATCGATTGGTAGTCGCGGTAAGAGACCTCTCCGTCAGCCGCCTGCTTGCGGGTCAATAAGCCGTCCCCGTCGTAGGTGAGGGTGGTCAGGCGGCCACCCGTTTCGACCTGCTCCGTCCGGTTGCGCTCGGCCGGCACCAAGAGCGGCGTCCCGTCCACCACCTGGCGCATCATCTTCCATCCCTGCATTCCACCCTTGGCGGGGAGATCGGCAAAAGAGCCGACATAGGCGACATTTTTTCCCGGCAGCATCAAGGTAACCCGGTCGTCAGTGGCGAAAAATTCCATGGCGGTGGTACCGAAGGGGGTCAGCATGACCAGATGGAAGCGGTCCGGCTGCCGGTAAATCAGGTAACCGTTGCCGCCGGTGCTGCCGTCGGGGGTCCTGACCGACACGGAAACCGTGGCGGCCAGGGTGGTGACGGTGGCTCCCGGGGTAAAGGCGGGGCGAGGATGGGGCAAGGTGGCGCAGGCAGTCAGGGTACAAGCGAGCAGCACCAGCGCTGCCCGCATTAGGCGGATCATGGTGTGTTTCACGGGGAGTATTTCCTTATTCGAGCCGGAAGTCGCGGTCGGCGAGGCCGACATTGCTGCGCAGCCGGCGGAAGGTGATGGTGGTCCGGTCATGGTTTTTTTCATCGATGACCAGCCGTTTCAAGGTGCCATCCTCCTGGAGCGCCAGCTGCAACTCGCGGATGCTGCCGGTTTTGCCGGGAACGATCCGCAGGGTGACCGTTTCTCCCTGCCGGTCGGCGGTTACCGTTACCCCCTCGGGCAAGGCTGTGATCGGCCGGTCGAGAAAGGTAAACCAGCGTAACAGGCTCTCCTCGGGGGGGAGCACGGTCTTTTGCCGGACCCCCTCCTTGGGGAGAAAGAGGGTCAGGATGTTGTTTTTCAGCAGCAGCCGACTGGCGTAAGGCGGATAAATCTCCATGTAGAAGGCGTCAGGACGCTTGAAGCGGACAATGCCGCTGGCGGCGATTTTTCTTTTCATCAGGGCGATCTGCTTTTCCTGGGTGATCTCGGCAGTGAAGTCCCGCATCCCGGCGAATCCCCGCCGCATCAGTTCCAACCCCTCCACCGGCGAGAGCCGGGCGGCGCCCGCCGGCCGGCTCGGCAGCGTGGTCAGGCCGCCGACCAGCAGCAGAATGGCAACGAAACGTTTCATCATAGCGGCACCACCTTGAGGGTCACCGTGGCCGAGGCCAGCGGCCGGTCGGCGGCTGTCACCTCCCCGGCTACCAGGTGCAGGGGGCCGAACGACTTGATGATTCGGACCGTAATGGTCAGCACGTCGCCGTCGCGGCCGGTATCGTGGAATTCGGCCCGGTCGATGGAGGCGAGGATGCCGCTGCCATCCCCCTCGCGCGCCGCGACGATTCCTCCCAACTGGGCGACCGCCTCGACGAGGAACAGAGCCGGCCATCCGTCCTCGCTGCAGGAGAGGCACTGGCGCGCCGTGGCCGTCACCCCCGGTTCGAGGTGTAGCAGCCGGTCGAGAAAGAGGAACGGGGCGCGATGGGGAAGATATGCCGCCGGGTCAGGATTAAACAGGGCCGCCTCCGGTGAAATCGATGCCGAAGTAGGGTCCCTCGGGTGAAGCGGCCAGGTGGAGTCCCCGCTGGCCGGGGGCCAGGAGCAGGAGGAGGGAGACCATGGCGAGGCCCCCCATCGCCAGGGACCGGCCGACCAGCGGCCCGACGGCAAGGCGCCGGACAGCGGGGAAGATGTTTGCCACCGGCGGCCATTCCGGCGCCGTACCGGAAAGGGAAAGCAGTTCCGGTGCCGTGGCACCGAGCAGCCGGTCTGTACCGGCGGCGCAATGTTCCTCGGGAATGAAGCCGATGGTCCGGATCTCGTCGATGGTCCCCCTGATCGCCGTGCCGCGCCGCTCGGCATGGTCGCGTCGTTCGAGGACCAGGATGCCACATCCTTCGCCAAAACCGTGGGCATAACGGCGGAGCTGGCCCATGGCGTGGAAACCCTGCATTACCGGGGCATTCAGTTCGTCGACACCGCCGGCCAGCATCACGTCGGCCCGGCCTTCCGCCAGGAAGCGGCAGGCCATCTGCAAGGCCGTCTCGGCGGAGCAGAATCGCTGCACCTGGGTGACATTGGGGCCCTTCAGGCCGTGTTCGATGGAGGCGTTGCTCGCCGGGGCATTGGCCACCGTATTGGGAAAGAGCATCGGCACGAGGCCGTCGATTCCGGCGCTGAAGTAGCCGCTGAGGAATTCCACCGAATTGGCGATGCCGCCGAAGCCGCAGCCGAGAGCGATGCCGATCCGGGTCGCGCCGAGTGCCGCCGGGGTCGCTCCGGCATCCTGAAGGGCCAGGCCGGCGGTAACCGTCGCCAGCAGGCTGGAACGATCGAATTTGCGCGCCTTCAGCGGCGGCATGAAGTCAGCGGCCCTGAAGGCGTCGGCTTTCCCCCAGTAATGGCCCGGCTCGCCGAGCAGTTCGGCAGGGACCGGCGTCAGGCAGGGAGTACCGGCGTCAACCGCCTCCCGGAGTGCGGCTGCGCCGACGCCGGCGGCCGAAATGGCGGCACAGCCGGTAACGGCGATATCGAGTGTGCGGTTCGTCATCTGCTGATCACCACCGAGGTAATGTTGCCGCCAAAGGCAAACGAGTTGGAGAGGGCGACGGTTGCCGCCGACGGTTTCGGGCCGGTATGGCAGTAGTCGAGATCGCATTCGGGATCAGTACCGCGGAAATTGAGGGTCTGGGGAATGATCCCTGCCTGGAGGGCAAGCAGCGTCGCCGTGATTTCGATGGCGCCCGCCGCACCGAGGCAATGGCCGGTCAGCCCCTTGGTCGAGACGAGCGGGACCTCGGCGGCCCGCTGGCCGAAAACCTGCCGGAACGCCTTGCTTTCTATCGCATCGTTCAGCGGGGTGCCGGTGCCGTGCGCATTCACCCAGCCGACATTGTCCGTGGTCAGGCCCGCTGCGGCCAGGGCATCGCGCATTACCCGAGCAGCCTCGGCGCCGGTCGGTTCGGGAGCGGTCATGTGATGAGCTTCGCCGTCCAGCGCATAGCCGAGGATGAAGCCGTGGATCGTCGCTCCCCGGGCCACGGCGGCCGCTTCCTCTTCAAGGACGAGAAAGGCCGCTCCCTCGCCGAGGGAAATCCCCTGCCGGCCTAGGCTGAACGGGGAACAGGGTTCCCGGTCGACGACCCGCAGCGAATTGAACCCGGCATAGGTGAGGACGGAGAGGGTGTCGGTGCCGCCGCAGAGACAGGCCTTGAGCTGCCC contains:
- a CDS encoding outer membrane lipoprotein LolB; protein product: MKHTMIRLMRAALVLLACTLTACATLPHPRPAFTPGATVTTLAATVSVSVRTPDGSTGGNGYLIYRQPDRFHLVMLTPFGTTAMEFFATDDRVTLMLPGKNVAYVGSFADLPAKGGMQGWKMMRQVVDGTPLLVPAERNRTEQVETGGRLTTLTYDGDGLLTRKQAADGEVSYRDYQSIDGVPFPAEIEFSDRQGVRVKMSFEDPDINKPVDDAALTPNLEGMTLLPLAAIKGM
- a CDS encoding LolA family protein encodes the protein MMKRFVAILLLVGGLTTLPSRPAGAARLSPVEGLELMRRGFAGMRDFTAEITQEKQIALMKRKIAASGIVRFKRPDAFYMEIYPPYASRLLLKNNILTLFLPKEGVRQKTVLPPEESLLRWFTFLDRPITALPEGVTVTADRQGETVTLRIVPGKTGSIRELQLALQEDGTLKRLVIDEKNHDRTTITFRRLRSNVGLADRDFRLE
- a CDS encoding hotdog domain-containing protein, with the protein product MTATARQCLSCSEDGWPALFLVEAVAQLGGIVAAREGDGSGILASIDRAEFHDTGRDGDVLTITVRIIKSFGPLHLVAGEVTAADRPLASATVTLKVVPL
- a CDS encoding beta-ketoacyl synthase N-terminal-like domain-containing protein, which gives rise to MTNRTLDIAVTGCAAISAAGVGAAALREAVDAGTPCLTPVPAELLGEPGHYWGKADAFRAADFMPPLKARKFDRSSLLATVTAGLALQDAGATPAALGATRIGIALGCGFGGIANSVEFLSGYFSAGIDGLVPMLFPNTVANAPASNASIEHGLKGPNVTQVQRFCSAETALQMACRFLAEGRADVMLAGGVDELNAPVMQGFHAMGQLRRYAHGFGEGCGILVLERRDHAERRGTAIRGTIDEIRTIGFIPEEHCAAGTDRLLGATAPELLSLSGTAPEWPPVANIFPAVRRLAVGPLVGRSLAMGGLAMVSLLLLLAPGQRGLHLAASPEGPYFGIDFTGGGPV
- a CDS encoding beta-ketoacyl-[acyl-carrier-protein] synthase family protein, with translation MRNSRIAITGLGIFCAASKDIPTFTDALLTGKSAIGPVDLFDVTPFPSRIGAQVKEYRPDDYFGKKGAARLSRADQFAAIAAGQALAASDVRRHYDMFDIGVAVGAGAAGMIHSEQWLRERLAGKRGHPALLRGILPDRTATALAERFRLCGYQGSVTTACSSSATAIGWGAGLIATGQLKACLCGGTDTLSVLTYAGFNSLRVVDREPCSPFSLGRQGISLGEGAAFLVLEEEAAAVARGATIHGFILGYALDGEAHHMTAPEPTGAEAARVMRDALAAAGLTTDNVGWVNAHGTGTPLNDAIESKAFRQVFGQRAAEVPLVSTKGLTGHCLGAAGAIEITATLLALQAGIIPQTLNFRGTDPECDLDYCHTGPKPSAATVALSNSFAFGGNITSVVISR